The following coding sequences are from one Halobellus litoreus window:
- a CDS encoding tyrosine-type recombinase/integrase — MSSSGNGQGHTDGQDDRPVEVADVVEDYLTDKGKGAEGKSGTYRRDAKRELDRFLTFLEHERPRSPTTFEELTIRDIRQYARHLGTQDWTESTKQNYYAHISAFCGWAVREGYLDENPALKSRAKEPLPEDDGRKTERQQAWSPEQRTALLKYVDEQAHEAIDEVGENRYEAIKACRDRALVYLLCFSGVRGAEVLGDVADARRGRDGLRWSDVSLEDNTITVLGKKGEWSDRAVPPSAIPSLERLRSVLNPSSDDWPVFTTLSYPTLVETFKDELVERDYTRKEAESLHRERVNDGDVSMIELCVEYDVDPPALTTHSARRILQRLTEDADIELDDDKHGYLAPHGARRGAGEVMVREFGYTEAARHLDNSEEVVREHYSHIEASERAQMAETAFQNQRPSQKDVPDQDSDG, encoded by the coding sequence ATGAGTTCTTCTGGCAACGGCCAGGGCCACACGGACGGCCAGGATGATCGGCCGGTCGAGGTCGCGGACGTCGTCGAGGATTACCTCACGGACAAGGGCAAAGGAGCGGAAGGAAAGAGCGGGACGTACAGGAGGGATGCAAAACGCGAACTCGACCGCTTTCTCACTTTCCTCGAACATGAGCGCCCGCGTTCGCCTACGACATTCGAGGAGCTGACTATCCGGGATATCCGCCAATACGCTCGCCATCTCGGGACACAGGATTGGACTGAAAGCACGAAGCAGAACTATTACGCCCACATTTCAGCGTTCTGCGGATGGGCAGTACGCGAGGGATATCTCGACGAGAATCCGGCGTTAAAATCACGGGCGAAAGAGCCACTTCCAGAAGACGACGGACGTAAGACCGAGCGCCAACAGGCGTGGTCACCCGAGCAGCGAACGGCACTCCTGAAGTACGTCGACGAACAGGCACACGAAGCCATCGACGAAGTAGGTGAGAACCGCTACGAGGCGATCAAAGCGTGTCGCGACCGGGCGCTCGTCTATCTCCTGTGCTTCTCGGGCGTCCGCGGCGCGGAAGTCCTAGGCGATGTCGCCGACGCCCGGCGCGGTCGCGACGGTCTCCGGTGGTCGGACGTTTCCCTCGAGGACAACACAATCACCGTCCTCGGGAAGAAGGGTGAATGGAGCGATAGGGCTGTCCCACCGTCTGCGATCCCGTCACTCGAACGCCTCCGGTCAGTACTGAACCCATCGAGTGACGACTGGCCCGTGTTCACGACGCTGTCGTATCCCACCCTTGTCGAGACGTTCAAAGACGAACTCGTTGAGCGGGACTATACGCGCAAAGAGGCTGAAAGTCTGCATCGCGAGCGGGTGAACGATGGGGACGTCTCGATGATCGAACTCTGTGTCGAGTACGATGTCGACCCTCCGGCGTTGACGACCCACAGCGCACGGCGGATTTTGCAGCGACTCACAGAGGACGCAGACATCGAGTTGGATGACGACAAACACGGCTATCTGGCGCCGCACGGCGCTCGTCGGGGAGCTGGCGAGGTGATGGTTCGGGAGTTCGGGTACACGGAGGCTGCACGACACCTAGATAACTCCGAGGAGGTGGTTCGCGAGCACTACTCACATATCGAGGCGAGTGAACGCGCTCAGATGGCTGAGACGGCGTTTCAGAATCAGCGACCTAGCCAGAAAGATGTGCCCGACCAGGACTCCGACGGGTAG